In the Hyla sarda isolate aHylSar1 chromosome 9, aHylSar1.hap1, whole genome shotgun sequence genome, AAAAGGGCCTAAATCCCCATGAGGTGTCCGCAAGAGTATgtggtgaaaggggtactccactgggaaacatgtttttttatttttaaatcaactggtgccagaaagttaaatcagatttgtaaattacttctataaaaaaataaaataaaatcttaatccttccagtacttatcatcagctgctgttatgatccacaggaagttcttttctttttgaatttcctttctgtttgaccacagtgctctctgctgacacctctgtccatgtcaggaactgtctagagcaggagaggttttctatggggatttgctcctactctggacagttcctgacatgaacagaggcgtcagcagagagcactgtggtcaggcagagaggaaattcaaaaagaaaagagcttcctgtggatcagaacagcagctgataagtactggaaggattaagatttttttaatagaagtaatttacaaatctgtttaactttctgacaccagttgatttaaaaaaaataaaataaaagttttccagtggagtacccctttaagaggaacgTCATCGCCAAATTCTACTCTCTTATCCAGACAGGCCAGATTTGACATAGAGGGTTAATTTGTCGTCATCTTTTTTTGCTGAAGACGACTCAGATTAGGTTGCACAAGCTCTACATATGATTGGTTGGTTGGTGGGTTGGTTGTTTGGGTAGGGCATTGGAGGAGCCTGAAATGTAGACACCTCCACATGGTGTCACTTGATACACTACATCAGTGTTttacaagcagggtgcctccagctgttacaaaaccacaacttccggcatggttacagtgtgtcactccagtagtaaggtggggcgtgtgaaagggcggagccaatggacagggtcaaggggcggcaaagtacgttttcgcctagggtggcaaaaatccttgcaccagccctgggtctatgacagtggtccccaaactgtggccctccagatgttgcaaaactacaactcccagcatgcctggacagccgttggccgttttccaacatctggagggccacagtttggggaccactggtctaTGATGTCAGGAGGGTCTCACAAATGATGGCTGGATCGGTCTGGCAGCTCATTGCTGCCATCTTTGGTGAGTCCCACATCCCTTATTACACAGGAAGATGTGCGGCCAACGAAAGACGATGGTTTTTAGCACAAAAACAAATTCAGCCTATATTTACGTTGATCACTGGACCTATtacataaagcagtgtttttcaaaccagggtgcctccagctgttgcaaaactacaactcccagcatgcccagacagccgttggctgtctgggcatgctgggagttgtagttttgcaacagctggaggcaccctggttgggaaacactgcactacatcaTGAAGTAGGTGAGAAGCTGCagaattcaaggcacatttccccatgtaaaacatgaagctcgtaatggagacagaagatattgggggagattttctctgtgtagaggaagaatggcgCAGTTGCccctagaaaccaatcagatcgcttctttcatttttaaaaaaggcctctgactaaaagcgatctgattggttgctataggcaactattCCACTTTtcatctgcaaaggttttgatcacTCTCCCCCATTGTTTGTTCGGAACCAAATTGTGCATGCGAGTTGCCCTTATAGAAAGGAAACTTTTGTTGGGCATTTGatccgagaaaaaaaaaaaaataaataaaagtaaaaaataaataaaaaaagtgtgagAAAACAAGCCACCCTAGCGCACAGTGCTGCATTATTGTAGGGTCACACGGGAGcgaatccgcagcatatttgacgctgcggatgTGCTGGCAACAGTGACGGAGCCAtggcagagcgagctccccgctgctgccgtagctctgtgtgtccactcatgactGCCGGGCAATCGAACGGCCACACAGAGCTATTAGGAGCTCGCTCTGCCGCAGCTCTGTGACTGTCGGCAGCAcatccgcagcgtcaaatatgctgcggatgcgctcccgTGTGACCCAACTCTTGTAGTAATTTTGCATAAATGTGATGCAGTTTAACATAAAACTAACATAACTCCGCACAagtaggccccgttcacactacggaattgccacggaattccgcggtgtgaactttaacattagtgtggacgggtctccgcgagacccgttcacactgcggaatttcagcggcggacatttccgccgctgaaagtgttccgcgcaaagaaagaacatgttcattctttgcgcggattccgcgagtggaccatagctgtcaatggtgacggctcagtgccccgcggccctagcgccgaagcaccttcggcggcggccgccaggcagaatctccgctcgcggaattcagccgcgAGAACTCCGTAGTGTAAACGGGGCCGTAGAGTTTCTTGAAATGCCTCATACTCCGTAATACCACACAGGAGTCAATCCAACTATACGATTGGCCAGACAATGAACATGCTCATAGTCATTACTATCAAGCAACCAAAATATTTGCCAAAATTTCTCAGCACATTTCCATTCTCTACACACTTCCTAGAATTCTTGTAGCCCTGATTCACcgctggtgtcatgcctggttgTGTACCttatgtaagtatatatatatatatatatatatatatatgatgtagatAGAACAGCTCTTAAATGCCTTTTCCCTTAGTCACCGCCTCCCGATGCATTTACGtgctgggtaacaaacatatcgTTACCTCCATCTGTCAAATGCCACCTTCAACGTAACAATTATCAAGGATGATCACACATCACCTGGGCATGCGGCCATGACACCCATGTAATTCGGCAGATTATAATGTGCCATGCGGGGTGGGGTGGGAGCTGCCATTGTGTTGGAGGATACCTGATGAGCAGGTTGTCTTAGATAATGTTTTTACAGTCTTGGCACATCTTATCTGTATTGTGTTATGaggtgcagccatagttgggcaGATATCTGAAGAACATAGTTGGCAAAACATCTGCACATCCTTGAACGTCTTTGTGCCACCACCATGATCTCACCTGCGGTACCGTTTCTATAAGACCTGTTTATATTCAAACATACATCATGATACTATCACATACCTCAGGACCAACTCCCATGTAGGCATCCATGTCTCCTTCTGGTTCTTCCACCCTTGGCCTCTCGTAGTGGTCTTCTTCTATAGACCGGTCCTCATTTTCTGCTCTTGCCCTTTGGTGACCCCTGACAGGTATCTTGCTCCTTGTTGGTGTTTTCACTGGACTGTACTTTATTTCCTTCAAGCTTTTCAATACTTCTCCCATCAAGTGTTTCGGTAACGGAGATGACGGCTGAGGAGAGGAGGCCAATTGAGACTTTGGTTCCCAAAACACTCCACCGTCAACTTCTTCACCCGTCAACGAAAGGGAATCCAACGAAGAGGCGGATAAGGACATGAGGGAGCCCTTACTGCTGGTGCTGTCTCCATCAAAACTTCCCAAAGATTTGCTCCTTATAAGAAAGGTGCCGTCATCCGATGACCTGCTGTGCTTTCTTCGAGGGACAGTGCATACAGACTCATAATTGGCATCCGAAACTCTCCAGGAGGAACACGAATGACACTTCTCGCCTTTGACGCAGCGCGAGCAGCCCCTGTGGTGCTCATCCCACCAGCTCTCGTTCTGCCACAACGAGCGGTCTTGTTCTAGAAGTTGTTGGTAGGGTTTAGAATGGGTTCCAGAAGACAAAGAACCCAAAGAACCACGGAAGGACCCTGGACGCTCAGTAAAAGGAGAAGTTGCACGTGAGTTTTGGTATCCTGGAGAGAGGGAATTGTTTCGAGACTTATTGTAGCCGGGAGAACGGAGATCGTTGTAAGAACCCTGATAGGCACTACGTTCTGGGAGATGTCTATGGTACTCAGGTAGCGGAAGGCCCCAGGCTTTGGCATATAGAGTACGTAAGGTAAACGAAAGCTTTTCCTTCTCTGTCACCAGGCGAGTTGACCTTTGCTCATACAACTCCCGCATACGAGACAACACCTGGTCATAGCGGTGGAAGACATTAAGCGAGTGGCAGCACTTTCCGCAGAGGAACTCCGCATCTTCCGGCCTTCCCTTTCCTTTGCCGGATCTAGGCGGCGATCCGGGTGGGTTGCGAAGGACAGGAGTCCCTACCGCTTCGGTGAATAAGGCAGGGAGGGATCCAGAGCCTCCGAAAAGCCACTTTCGGCGTGATCCACGAAGAGGAGAAGAACAGAGGCGGCAAAGCTCAGACATATCTGGAGGAGAGAGAGGAAAACAAATTCAGTACCGAAAAtaaaagaaactttttttttttttttaaagttttcaaaAACTACTTTCTATCTCCGACTTCTCCTCTCCATTTGACGTTACCCACTCCTCGCGGGTCTGCGGTGTGAATATGTTCTTTTATACATGTCCGTCCACGTTTACACAGAACTGACTCATCTGTCACAACACTCTGCAGGAAGGGAATGCCAGGAGGCCAGCGTGGGATTACCGGCTTATTCCAGCACTTTCCCCTAAAGCTTTGTCCCTTCTCCACCCTGAGTGAATAACATAGTGCGGTGACCCCCAGGAGGTTGTCACCACGAATCCATTCACCTTTCCTCTAATACAAGACCCCACCACCCCCTGTCATTCCTCTACAGCTGCTCTGATCAGTCCCCTGCCAACCAGCAAGTCCCCGTCACCACCACCCCACCGCCGCCGTCACCACCCACCTTGGCTGTCACTGGCCCCTGGGTCTCCTTCCACGTGCAGAACTAATCAAGGGCCGCTCTGGAACTTCTATGTCTCCATGGCCGGCTGGTCGCCCGAATTCAGTCTTCAGGAGCAGAAGAGGGGCCCTCCTCTGCCAACTCACCTCTCCTTCCCGGTAACTCCCAAGAGGGCGGAGTGGAGGTGTGCACCAGGTTCTTACCTGAGCTGCTTTAACCCTTCCAGGGCAGAgacacttgaaaaaaaaaaaagttttttattttattttttttaaatgtttgctACAACGTATTCAACTCGCCCATAGGAAACATAGTGACAAACCTAGAGAATAGAAAATATTTGCAGTGAGACCAGGTCCCTACCTGAGCTGCCTTAACCCTTCCAGGGCAGAGAGACGttcaaaacaaaagtttttgtggattttttttttgttttaatttttaaagTTTGCTACAAGGTATCAACTCACCTCTACTTCGGAGACATAGTAAGGGACCTAGCGAATGGAAAATATTTGCAGCAAAACCTTCCTGGCATTTGAAGGGTTAAAGGGCAGCTTTGTGAGATTATTCTGAGAACAGCTCTTCTAATCCCTGAGGGGATCTCTAGTGAGGGAAAAGCTCTGTGACAGAGTACGGCCACCCtgagtgcactacaggtctcagcatGTCACGTTGAGGACGCAGAGATAATACTGTGCATCGCTTTAAGGACTTTGctcctgccggggggggggggacagaggagaggagagggttaACAGGACATGCAAATGAGGGCTTAGCCATAAATGGTCGCTTTTGCAGATTATGGGTCTGTTAACACTTTCATTTCTAGGACTGACTGTAGCAGCATGCTGGGTCTCTGGCAGTTTGGGGGTTAATGCTCTGATACTCAGgggctctctagctgttgcaaaactacaactcccagcatgtcctgacagctttcagccacctgtgactctccaactgctgcaaaactacaactcccagcatgccctgacagctttcagCCACCTGTGACtctgcagctgctgcaaaactacaactcccagcatgccctgacagctttcagCCACCTGTgagtctgcagctgttgcaaaactacaactcccagcatgccctgacagctctcAGCCACCTGTgagtctgcagctgttgcaaaactacaactcccagcatgccctgacagctttcagccacctgtgactctccaactgctgcaaaactacaactcccagcatgccctgacagcttttagCAACCTAtgactctccaactgttgcaaaacta is a window encoding:
- the LOC130291362 gene encoding uncharacterized protein LOC130291362; the encoded protein is MSELCRLCSSPLRGSRRKWLFGGSGSLPALFTEAVGTPVLRNPPGSPPRSGKGKGRPEDAEFLCGKCCHSLNVFHRYDQVLSRMRELYEQRSTRLVTEKEKLSFTLRTLYAKAWGLPLPEYHRHLPERSAYQGSYNDLRSPGYNKSRNNSLSPGYQNSRATSPFTERPGSFRGSLGSLSSGTHSKPYQQLLEQDRSLWQNESWWDEHHRGCSRCVKGEKCHSCSSWRVSDANYESVCTVPRRKHSRSSDDGTFLIRSKSLGSFDGDSTSSKGSLMSLSASSLDSLSLTGEEVDGGVFWEPKSQLASSPQPSSPLPKHLMGEVLKSLKEIKYSPVKTPTRSKIPVRGHQRARAENEDRSIEEDHYERPRVEEPEGDMDAYMGVGPEVCKVQASRSLHIRETLKWLKTQLKSAQSGGTLSGQQDLGVEQQELIRDLIKKLKFKEEFLQDSLTLLLTLPVACDPSGELITDFVEKLKAREEQIKREGEELALLKRQREAEVKRLQEELEAREEDITRLSKVLCDNQDTITALRDYLGEKDFTIQRLEVALDSANRSAASQDALRLSALREKDALIAAVQGALSSTNQDVEALADSLLSQELDNFSTSIPGMSAPNPLVSQLQEKGRLLSQAHAETQRMSVQHQRDIQDLLNALNESQTLIQEQLRHCKKRLQDGAQEQKMLREALRAKEGELQEEKKRHSASQQQVTARLLQLQEAARERDQNTKKLLQDAESRDHVIKKLQERLSQGGGMRGTL